A genome region from Stenotrophomonas maltophilia includes the following:
- a CDS encoding acetyl-CoA carboxylase carboxyltransferase subunit alpha codes for MNPNYLDFEQPIADLEAKIQELRNASAGPAVNVEAEVHALQDKLRMRTAQIFRNLTSWQVLQLARHPSRPYTADYIRVMFDEFQELAGDRAFADDKAIMGGLARINGRSVMVIGHQKGRDTKEKIKRNFGMPKPEGYRKALRLMKMAERFGLPVLTLIDTAGAWPGIDAESRGQSEAIARNLIEMAELKVPIICTVIGEGGSGGALALGVGDRTVMLEYAVYSTITPEGCASILWKDAGKAKDAAEQLGLTAPRLKSLGLVDKVVREPTGGAHRNPTQMAKRLKAVLLNELDALEKLTTEQLLEQRYARLRSYGTYEAA; via the coding sequence ATGAATCCGAACTACCTCGACTTCGAGCAACCCATCGCCGACCTGGAAGCCAAGATCCAGGAGCTGCGCAACGCCAGTGCCGGGCCTGCGGTCAATGTCGAGGCGGAAGTGCATGCGCTGCAGGACAAGCTGCGCATGCGCACCGCGCAGATCTTCCGCAACCTGACCTCGTGGCAGGTGCTGCAGCTGGCCCGCCACCCGTCGCGTCCGTACACCGCCGACTACATCCGCGTCATGTTCGATGAGTTCCAGGAGCTGGCCGGTGATCGCGCCTTTGCCGACGACAAGGCCATCATGGGCGGCCTGGCCCGTATCAATGGCCGTTCCGTGATGGTGATCGGCCACCAGAAGGGCCGCGACACCAAGGAAAAGATCAAGCGCAACTTCGGCATGCCCAAGCCGGAGGGCTATCGCAAGGCCCTGCGCCTGATGAAGATGGCCGAGCGTTTCGGCCTGCCGGTGCTGACCCTGATCGACACCGCCGGCGCCTGGCCGGGTATCGACGCCGAATCGCGCGGCCAGTCCGAGGCGATCGCACGCAACCTGATCGAGATGGCCGAACTGAAGGTGCCGATCATCTGCACCGTGATCGGTGAAGGCGGCTCCGGCGGCGCGCTGGCGCTGGGCGTGGGCGACCGTACCGTGATGCTGGAGTACGCGGTGTACTCGACCATCACCCCGGAAGGCTGCGCCTCGATCCTGTGGAAGGACGCGGGCAAGGCCAAGGACGCTGCCGAGCAGCTGGGCCTGACCGCCCCGCGCCTGAAGAGCCTGGGCCTGGTGGACAAGGTCGTGCGCGAGCCGACCGGTGGCGCTCACCGCAACCCGACGCAGATGGCCAAGCGCCTGAAGGCCGTACTGCTGAACGAACTGGATGCGCTGGAAAAGCTGACCACCGAGCAGCTGCTGGAGCAGCGCTACGCGCGCCTGCGCAGCTACGGCACGTACGAAGCCGCCTGA
- a CDS encoding CopD family protein — protein sequence MQSYYWVKTFHIVFVVAWMATVFYLPRILVNLAETAGQPAVTERLQLMGLRLYRFGHSMFGLAFLLGLVLWLGYRVIPDFPTMVAPGGAGWLHAKLGLVVVLLAYFIWIGRLLKGVAKGRALPSSRALRWINEIPLLAFIPIVWLVLAKPF from the coding sequence ATGCAGAGCTACTACTGGGTCAAGACCTTCCACATCGTGTTCGTGGTGGCCTGGATGGCGACGGTGTTCTACCTGCCGCGCATCCTGGTGAACCTGGCCGAGACCGCAGGCCAGCCGGCCGTGACCGAGCGCCTGCAACTGATGGGGCTGCGCCTGTACCGCTTCGGTCACTCGATGTTCGGCCTGGCCTTCCTGCTGGGCCTGGTGCTGTGGCTGGGCTACAGGGTCATTCCGGATTTCCCGACCATGGTCGCGCCGGGCGGCGCCGGTTGGCTGCATGCCAAACTGGGGCTGGTGGTGGTGCTGCTGGCGTACTTCATCTGGATCGGTCGCCTGCTGAAGGGCGTGGCCAAGGGCCGCGCGCTGCCGTCTTCGCGCGCGCTGCGCTGGATCAACGAGATCCCGTTGCTGGCGTTCATTCCGATCGTGTGGCTGGTGCTGGCCAAGCCGTTCTGA
- a CDS encoding class I SAM-dependent DNA methyltransferase: MDKTYDAAYFQRWYRRADIGGSARLARKVALAVASAEYYLERPIRSVLDIGCGEGAWRAPLLKLRPKVEYLGFDSSEYAVRRYGRTRNLHLAGFGDFAWLRPCAPVDLLVCSDVMHYVPDRELRAGLAGVAELAGGVAFLETFAAEDEFDGDHEGFQARPARWYRRTLGRHGLQPVGSHCWLGPALAGDAAALERM; the protein is encoded by the coding sequence ATGGACAAGACCTACGACGCCGCCTACTTCCAGCGCTGGTACCGCCGCGCCGATATCGGCGGCAGCGCCCGCCTGGCGCGCAAGGTGGCCCTGGCCGTGGCCAGCGCCGAGTACTATCTGGAGCGACCGATCCGCAGCGTGCTGGACATCGGCTGCGGCGAAGGTGCCTGGCGCGCACCGCTGCTGAAGCTGCGTCCGAAGGTCGAATACCTCGGCTTCGACAGCAGCGAGTACGCTGTGCGCCGCTACGGCCGCACCCGCAACCTGCACCTGGCCGGCTTCGGCGACTTCGCCTGGCTGCGGCCCTGCGCCCCGGTCGACCTGCTGGTGTGCTCGGACGTGATGCACTACGTGCCCGACCGCGAGCTGCGCGCCGGACTGGCCGGCGTGGCCGAGCTGGCCGGCGGTGTGGCCTTCCTGGAGACCTTTGCCGCCGAGGACGAGTTCGACGGCGACCACGAGGGCTTCCAGGCCCGCCCGGCGCGCTGGTACCGCCGGACGCTGGGGCGGCACGGCCTGCAGCCGGTGGGGTCGCACTGCTGGCTGGGCCCCGCCCTGGCAGGCGATGCGGCGGCGCTGGAACGGATGTGA
- a CDS encoding polyhydroxyalkanoate depolymerase, with protein MLYQLHELTRNLLAPWVHQAQANARFFANPGHWWSQMPGADRLAAVNELFHRIGKDYEKPEWGINEIDVDGERVPIVVHEEVSKPFCKLLRFKRHSNEADQLHTMLNQPFVLVVAPLSGHHATLLRDTVRTLLRDHRVYVTDWVDARMVPASEGEFGLDDYIAYIQEFIRHLGVERLHVVSVCQPTVPVLAAVSLMASRGEATPRTLVMMGGPIDARCSPTAVNNLATQNPLSWFENNVIHTVPASYPGAGRRVYPGFLQHAGFLSMNPSRHFSSHWDFYTDLVKGDLEDADAHRRFYDEYNAVLDMPAKYYLDTIRVVFQDFLLPRGEWVVNGEKVDPSAIRDTALLSIEGELDDIAGLGQTEAAQALCTGITADRREHFIVEGAGHYGIFSGRRWREVVYPKVRDFFAAHAEAPAAKATKKKSNVTPLRRKAG; from the coding sequence ATGCTCTATCAACTGCACGAACTGACCCGCAACCTGCTCGCCCCCTGGGTGCACCAGGCCCAGGCCAACGCCAGGTTCTTCGCCAACCCGGGCCACTGGTGGTCGCAGATGCCGGGTGCCGATCGCCTGGCTGCGGTCAACGAGTTGTTCCATCGCATCGGCAAGGATTACGAGAAGCCCGAATGGGGCATCAACGAAATCGATGTCGATGGCGAACGCGTGCCGATCGTCGTGCACGAAGAAGTGAGCAAGCCGTTCTGCAAGCTGCTGCGCTTCAAGCGCCACAGCAATGAAGCCGACCAGCTGCACACCATGCTCAACCAGCCGTTCGTGCTGGTGGTGGCGCCGCTGTCCGGCCACCACGCCACCCTGCTGCGCGATACCGTGCGCACGCTGCTGCGCGACCACCGCGTGTACGTCACCGACTGGGTGGATGCGCGCATGGTGCCGGCCAGCGAAGGCGAATTCGGCCTGGACGATTACATAGCCTACATCCAGGAATTCATCCGCCACCTCGGCGTGGAGCGCCTGCACGTGGTGAGCGTGTGCCAGCCGACCGTACCGGTGCTGGCCGCGGTTTCGCTGATGGCCAGCCGTGGCGAAGCGACGCCGCGCACGCTGGTGATGATGGGTGGCCCGATCGATGCGCGCTGCAGCCCGACCGCAGTGAACAACCTGGCCACGCAGAACCCGCTGTCGTGGTTCGAGAACAACGTCATCCACACCGTGCCGGCCAGCTATCCCGGCGCCGGCCGTCGCGTGTATCCAGGCTTCCTGCAGCATGCCGGCTTTCTGTCGATGAACCCGAGCCGCCACTTCAGTTCGCACTGGGATTTCTACACCGACCTGGTCAAGGGCGACCTGGAAGACGCCGACGCGCACCGTCGTTTCTACGACGAGTACAACGCGGTGCTGGACATGCCCGCCAAGTACTACCTCGATACCATCCGCGTGGTGTTCCAGGACTTCCTGCTGCCGCGTGGCGAGTGGGTGGTCAACGGCGAGAAGGTCGATCCGTCGGCGATCCGCGATACCGCGCTGCTGAGCATCGAAGGCGAGCTGGACGACATCGCCGGCCTCGGCCAGACCGAAGCCGCGCAGGCGCTGTGCACCGGCATCACTGCGGACCGCCGTGAGCATTTCATCGTCGAAGGTGCCGGCCACTACGGCATCTTCAGCGGCCGTCGCTGGCGCGAGGTGGTGTACCCGAAGGTGCGCGACTTCTTCGCCGCGCATGCCGAAGCACCGGCGGCGAAGGCGACGAAGAAGAAGAGCAACGTCACCCCGCTGCGTCGAAAGGCGGGGTAA
- a CDS encoding sensor domain-containing protein — translation MNDPNLAGRALPTTIPQYLAQLRAALEDADPAMVQDALYDAEEYLRSELAAQPGRSEAEVIADVAGSYGAPDEVAEIYRETEVTVNRALRTPRADTAPVLRAAAEASGVEPAAPPPAPVQRSLLARFFGVVADPHTYGALFYMLLSLATGIFFFTWVVTGLSLSLGLLILIVGIPLTVLFFGSVRGLALLEGRLVEALLGERMPRRPRYTDRSRSWLQRIGDMFTDGRTWLTLLYFVLMLPLGVIYFTIAVTLLSLSLSLIWAPVAAIFSGDIPGVYINDVNVLPMAASPLVAIAVAAAGALLLLLTMHLARGIGKLHGLIAKNLLVRL, via the coding sequence ATGAACGACCCGAACCTGGCAGGCCGCGCCCTGCCGACCACCATCCCGCAGTACCTGGCGCAGCTGCGCGCGGCGCTGGAAGACGCCGACCCGGCGATGGTGCAGGACGCGCTGTACGACGCCGAGGAGTACCTGCGCTCGGAGCTGGCCGCGCAGCCCGGTCGCAGCGAGGCCGAGGTGATCGCCGACGTGGCCGGAAGCTACGGCGCGCCGGACGAAGTGGCCGAGATCTACCGCGAGACCGAAGTGACGGTGAACCGCGCGCTGCGTACGCCGCGTGCGGATACCGCGCCGGTACTGCGTGCGGCGGCCGAAGCCAGTGGCGTCGAGCCGGCCGCACCGCCGCCGGCGCCGGTGCAACGCTCGCTGCTGGCGCGCTTCTTTGGCGTGGTGGCCGATCCGCATACCTACGGTGCGCTGTTCTACATGCTGCTGTCGCTGGCCACCGGCATCTTCTTCTTCACCTGGGTGGTGACCGGCCTGTCGCTGTCGCTGGGCCTGCTGATCCTGATCGTGGGCATTCCGCTGACCGTGCTGTTCTTCGGCTCGGTGCGCGGGCTGGCGCTGCTGGAAGGGCGGCTGGTGGAAGCGCTGCTGGGCGAGCGCATGCCGCGCCGTCCGCGTTACACCGACCGCAGCCGCAGCTGGCTGCAGCGCATCGGCGACATGTTCACCGATGGCCGCACCTGGCTGACGCTGCTGTACTTCGTGCTGATGCTGCCGCTGGGCGTCATCTACTTCACCATTGCTGTGACGCTGCTGTCGCTGTCGCTGAGCCTGATCTGGGCGCCGGTTGCAGCGATCTTCAGTGGTGACATCCCCGGCGTGTACATCAACGACGTGAACGTGCTGCCGATGGCGGCCTCGCCGCTGGTGGCGATCGCGGTTGCTGCGGCGGGCGCGCTGCTGCTGCTGCTGACGATGCACCTGGCACGCGGCATCGGCAAGCTGCACGGGCTGATCGCCAAGAACCTGCTGGTGCGGTTGTAA
- a CDS encoding PadR family transcriptional regulator — protein sequence MSEDDVHLKKFQKELSAGTVSLALLAVLARAGEPLYGYLIAKELERVGEGVLSGKQSALYPVLRNLEGAGLLESHVEPSSSGPPRRYYRINERGRDVLAQWRQAWQATRDSVDSVLEGVPQ from the coding sequence ATGTCCGAGGACGATGTCCACCTGAAGAAGTTCCAGAAGGAGCTGAGCGCCGGAACGGTGTCGCTGGCCCTGCTGGCGGTGCTGGCCCGGGCCGGCGAGCCGCTGTATGGCTACCTGATCGCCAAGGAACTGGAGCGCGTGGGCGAGGGTGTGCTGAGCGGCAAGCAGAGCGCGCTGTACCCGGTGCTGCGCAACCTGGAAGGCGCCGGCCTGCTGGAAAGCCATGTGGAGCCGTCCAGCAGCGGGCCGCCGCGACGCTACTACCGCATCAATGAACGTGGCCGTGACGTGCTGGCGCAGTGGCGCCAGGCCTGGCAGGCCACCCGCGATTCCGTCGATTCCGTGTTGGAGGGGGTACCGCAATGA
- a CDS encoding peptidylprolyl isomerase has protein sequence MPHRRRLALTALACLLPAMASAATPYRSPQQILDASAASDWRTPDPANLLYMDLPAGRVIIELAPQFAPRHVANIQTFAHEHFWDGTSIYRSQDNFVVQFGDADADDAAKAKPFGSAARKLPAEFERASAGLKVSVLPDRDGWAAQTGFIDGFPVGQDPQAGKAWLAHCYGMLGAGRSNEEDSSIGAELYVVTGQSPRQLDRNITLVGRVLKGMELLSATPRGPAPMGFYTDPTLRTPIVSIRRASDVPVAERTPIQVLRTDSKTFADTVEARRNRVDDFYKRPAGHIDLCNIPVPVR, from the coding sequence ATGCCGCACCGTCGTCGCCTTGCCCTGACCGCCCTCGCCTGCCTGCTGCCCGCCATGGCCAGCGCAGCCACGCCCTACCGCAGCCCGCAGCAGATCCTCGATGCCTCGGCGGCCAGCGACTGGCGCACCCCGGACCCGGCCAACCTGCTCTACATGGACCTGCCTGCCGGGCGGGTGATCATCGAGCTGGCGCCGCAGTTCGCCCCGCGGCACGTGGCCAACATCCAGACCTTCGCGCATGAGCACTTCTGGGACGGCACCAGCATCTACCGCTCGCAGGACAACTTCGTGGTGCAGTTCGGCGACGCCGACGCCGATGACGCGGCCAAGGCCAAGCCGTTCGGCAGCGCCGCGCGCAAGCTGCCGGCCGAGTTCGAGCGCGCCAGCGCTGGCCTGAAGGTCAGCGTGCTGCCGGATCGCGATGGCTGGGCCGCGCAGACCGGTTTCATCGACGGCTTCCCGGTCGGCCAGGATCCGCAGGCCGGCAAGGCTTGGCTGGCGCATTGCTACGGCATGCTCGGCGCCGGCCGCAGCAACGAGGAAGACAGCAGCATCGGCGCCGAACTCTATGTAGTGACCGGCCAGTCACCGCGTCAGCTGGACCGCAACATCACGCTGGTGGGTCGCGTGCTGAAGGGCATGGAACTGCTCAGCGCGACGCCGCGCGGACCGGCGCCGATGGGCTTCTACACCGACCCGACGCTGCGCACGCCGATCGTGTCGATCCGCCGTGCCAGCGATGTGCCGGTGGCCGAGCGCACGCCGATCCAGGTGCTGCGTACCGATTCGAAGACCTTCGCCGATACGGTGGAGGCGCGGCGCAATCGCGTGGATGATTTCTACAAGCGCCCGGCGGGGCATATCGATCTTTGCAATATTCCGGTGCCGGTGCGGTAG
- a CDS encoding DMT family transporter produces MNAVPQAVERDWRTPLELTLLGAIWGCSFLFMRVAVPSFGPFALVEVRLVLGALVLLPFLWRARAQFPPRRWLWLAPIGLINSALPFVLFAYAAEQAPAAIGAICNAMTVLFAALIAFLFFGEKIGMRRAGALLVGFAGVVVLATAKVSGLSIGTAVIAGAAASLLYGLGVNLVKRHMTGLPSAAAAAATLSCASLWMLPMTVTHWPQAAIPLKAWGAAIALGVACTGLAFLMFYRLIGRIGPSRASTVTYLIPLFGAAFAWLFLGEAVTVQMLVAGALILGSVAVSQKG; encoded by the coding sequence ATGAATGCGGTCCCACAGGCGGTCGAGCGCGACTGGCGCACACCGCTGGAGTTGACCCTGCTGGGCGCCATCTGGGGCTGCTCGTTCCTGTTCATGCGGGTGGCGGTGCCGTCGTTCGGCCCGTTCGCGCTGGTCGAGGTGCGGCTGGTGCTGGGGGCGCTGGTGCTGCTGCCGTTCCTGTGGCGCGCCCGCGCGCAGTTCCCGCCGCGGCGCTGGCTATGGCTGGCACCGATCGGCCTGATCAATTCGGCGCTGCCGTTCGTGCTGTTTGCCTATGCCGCCGAGCAGGCGCCGGCCGCGATCGGTGCGATCTGCAATGCGATGACCGTGCTGTTCGCCGCGCTGATCGCCTTCCTGTTCTTCGGCGAGAAGATCGGCATGCGCCGCGCCGGTGCCTTGCTGGTTGGTTTCGCCGGCGTGGTGGTGCTGGCCACCGCCAAGGTTTCCGGCCTGAGTATTGGTACCGCAGTGATCGCCGGCGCTGCGGCGTCGTTGCTGTACGGGCTGGGCGTCAATCTGGTGAAGCGCCACATGACCGGGCTGCCCTCGGCAGCGGCGGCGGCAGCCACGCTGTCGTGTGCCTCGCTGTGGATGCTGCCGATGACGGTGACGCACTGGCCACAGGCCGCCATTCCGCTGAAGGCCTGGGGTGCAGCGATCGCCTTGGGTGTGGCCTGCACCGGCCTGGCATTCCTGATGTTCTATCGCCTGATTGGCCGCATCGGCCCGTCGCGTGCGTCGACGGTGACCTACCTGATTCCGCTGTTCGGCGCGGCGTTTGCGTGGTTGTTCCTTGGGGAGGCGGTGACGGTACAGATGTTGGTGGCGGGGGCGTTGATTCTGGGGAGCGTGGCGGTGAGTCAGAAGGGCTGA
- a CDS encoding LysR substrate-binding domain-containing protein, whose amino-acid sequence MQLRPSLLPALAVFAVAARHQNFAQAAQELHLTASAVSHHVRRLEEVLETRLFLRHARGVRLTSEGRQLADAASAAFTDVAAVAHHLHPDADSVPLRITTLRSLSYCWLLPRLPRFTQAHPHIRIELHTGSGLDRYDDTGPEVGIRYGLGQWPGLRAQHLMDDYLFPVASPALAGVETLVDPARIADLPLLTDLSPQGWRDWFRHAGVRPPSPLPPMHTFADSTDAMRAAVYGMGAVLARTHIAQPYLQRYEVVRLPGPALKARYAYHVVHAEGQPPSPAARLFIDWLLEQAQDERTPIPALPDSLLGRPATQA is encoded by the coding sequence ATGCAGCTACGCCCTTCCCTGCTCCCCGCACTGGCCGTCTTCGCGGTCGCCGCCCGCCACCAGAACTTCGCCCAGGCCGCGCAGGAACTGCACCTGACCGCCAGCGCAGTCAGCCACCACGTGCGGCGCCTGGAAGAGGTGCTGGAGACCCGGTTGTTCCTGCGCCACGCCCGCGGCGTGCGCCTGACCTCCGAGGGCCGGCAGCTGGCCGATGCGGCCAGCGCGGCCTTCACCGATGTCGCCGCGGTCGCCCATCATCTGCACCCGGATGCGGACAGCGTGCCGTTGCGGATCACCACGCTGCGTTCGCTATCGTACTGCTGGCTGTTGCCGCGGCTGCCCCGCTTCACCCAGGCCCATCCGCACATCCGCATCGAGCTGCACACCGGCAGCGGACTGGATCGCTATGACGACACTGGGCCGGAGGTCGGCATTCGCTACGGCCTGGGCCAGTGGCCGGGCCTGCGTGCGCAGCACCTGATGGACGACTACCTGTTCCCGGTAGCCTCACCGGCACTGGCCGGGGTCGAAACGCTGGTCGATCCGGCGCGCATCGCCGACCTACCGCTGCTGACCGACCTGTCGCCGCAGGGCTGGCGCGACTGGTTCCGCCACGCCGGCGTGCGCCCGCCGTCGCCGCTGCCGCCGATGCACACCTTCGCCGACAGCACCGACGCGATGCGTGCAGCGGTGTATGGCATGGGCGCGGTGCTGGCTCGCACCCACATCGCCCAGCCCTATCTGCAGCGCTACGAGGTGGTGCGCCTGCCCGGTCCGGCATTGAAGGCTCGCTATGCCTATCACGTGGTGCACGCAGAAGGGCAACCGCCGAGCCCGGCCGCGCGCCTGTTCATCGACTGGTTGCTGGAACAGGCGCAGGACGAGCGCACGCCGATTCCGGCATTGCCGGACAGCCTGCTCGGGCGGCCGGCGACGCAGGCCTGA
- a CDS encoding DUF4349 domain-containing protein has protein sequence MAAMPVLLLALAACGKHGDVAADAGGGAEAAVASPEGAFLAYEHDVQVQLEAAQIAPRIQQIAQACQSAKFGDCAVLQVEQHGGEQPSGEVKVRIAPKGTEPLIAMAGEGGKLQSRNTRAEDLAQAVADTALTKARLEKEHARLLSYQDRKDLKIEDLMAITTRLSEIEAGVEQANKDAAQQRRRIDTQLVSIHFDTTSGQRSRSEIGEALSESGSILSTSIAFLIRAAAALLPVAVLALIAAWGVRAWWRRRRRKLPPNR, from the coding sequence ATGGCAGCAATGCCGGTGCTGTTGCTGGCGCTGGCAGCGTGCGGAAAGCATGGCGACGTCGCGGCCGATGCCGGAGGCGGTGCCGAAGCCGCCGTCGCTTCACCGGAAGGTGCATTCCTGGCCTACGAACATGACGTGCAGGTGCAGCTGGAGGCGGCGCAGATCGCACCGCGCATCCAGCAGATCGCTCAGGCCTGCCAGAGCGCGAAGTTCGGCGACTGTGCAGTGTTGCAGGTCGAGCAGCACGGCGGCGAGCAGCCCAGCGGTGAAGTGAAGGTGCGCATCGCCCCGAAGGGCACCGAGCCGCTGATCGCGATGGCCGGTGAAGGCGGCAAGCTGCAGTCCCGCAATACGCGTGCCGAGGATCTCGCGCAGGCGGTGGCCGACACGGCATTGACCAAAGCGCGGCTTGAAAAGGAGCACGCCCGCCTGCTGTCCTACCAGGACCGCAAGGACCTGAAGATCGAAGACCTGATGGCGATCACCACGCGCCTGTCAGAGATCGAGGCGGGTGTCGAGCAGGCCAACAAGGATGCTGCGCAGCAGCGCCGGCGTATCGATACCCAGCTGGTGTCGATCCACTTCGACACCACTTCGGGACAGCGCAGCCGCAGCGAAATCGGCGAGGCGCTGAGCGAGTCGGGCAGCATCCTCAGCACCAGCATCGCGTTCCTGATCCGCGCTGCGGCCGCACTGCTGCCGGTGGCGGTGCTGGCCTTGATCGCGGCCTGGGGTGTGCGGGCATGGTGGCGTCGCCGCCGTCGCAAGCTACCGCCCAACCGCTGA
- a CDS encoding GFA family protein has product MEYQGSCHCGRIAFTVQAEAPISDVIDCNCSMCRRRGSLLWFAPREAFQLTTDPADVATYHFNKAHIDHHHCRECGVAPYSEAVDPRTGTPMVAVNVRCVPAVDLATLAVSSYDGAAL; this is encoded by the coding sequence ATGGAATACCAGGGAAGCTGCCATTGCGGCAGGATCGCATTCACCGTACAGGCCGAGGCGCCGATCAGCGACGTCATCGACTGCAACTGCTCGATGTGCCGCCGCCGTGGCAGCCTGCTGTGGTTCGCCCCGCGCGAGGCGTTCCAGCTGACCACCGATCCGGCCGACGTGGCCACCTACCACTTCAACAAGGCCCACATCGACCATCATCACTGCCGCGAATGTGGCGTCGCTCCCTACAGCGAAGCGGTCGACCCGCGCACCGGCACACCGATGGTGGCGGTGAACGTGCGCTGCGTGCCTGCAGTGGATCTGGCCACGCTGGCGGTGAGTTCCTACGACGGAGCCGCACTGTGA
- a CDS encoding DUF885 domain-containing protein, protein MRPHLLALALVAALTGCQPADAPTNASTPTASQQAGDAAVDAAFADLSKRALDTWMQLSPVSATQIGDHRYDSELDDLSAAGQQKTVAAYKALLGELDKIEVAKLGRENQVDAAILRNQLQSEIWNAEVLQSGKWDPQLYNGIAGSAIYGLMAREFAPLPERLKSATARMEKLPAIFAQARENLDPARVPKIHAETVAKQNKGILSIVDTFITPHIGELPQADQQRLQAAIDGLKKAVDEQQTWLDKTLVPNAKGDFRIGAEKYDQKLKFALSSSLSRQEIGERARAELKRVREDMYGIAQTVLKDKPGAPEMPAQPTDEQQQKAIEAALELAYADKPARDKVVDDAKAALEQSTAFVREHDLVTLPDAPVDIILMPEFQRGVAVAYCDSPGPLDKNLKTFYAVSPIPDDWNEKQVDSFLREYNSRMIHLLSIHEGTPGHYLEGWHSAKFPSTLRAVLRSGLFAEGWAVYTERMMQEQGYLNNDPLFHLVQLKFYLRTISNAILDQGVHVDNWDREKAMHLMTHDAFQQESEAAGKWVRAQLTSAQLPTYFVGAQEHFDTRKAVQEKLGDKFNLKAYHDQVLSYGAPPVRFARQLMLDQPIE, encoded by the coding sequence ATGCGCCCGCATCTTCTTGCCCTTGCCCTGGTCGCCGCCCTGACCGGTTGCCAGCCGGCCGACGCCCCGACCAACGCTTCCACCCCGACCGCCAGCCAGCAGGCCGGTGACGCGGCGGTCGATGCGGCCTTCGCCGATCTGTCCAAGCGCGCCCTGGATACCTGGATGCAGCTGTCCCCGGTCAGCGCCACCCAGATCGGCGACCACCGCTACGACAGCGAGCTGGACGACCTCAGCGCCGCCGGCCAGCAGAAGACCGTGGCCGCCTACAAGGCGCTGCTGGGCGAGCTGGACAAGATCGAGGTGGCCAAGCTGGGCCGCGAGAACCAGGTGGACGCGGCGATCCTGCGCAACCAGCTGCAGTCGGAAATCTGGAATGCCGAAGTGCTGCAGTCCGGCAAGTGGGACCCGCAGCTGTACAACGGCATCGCCGGCAGCGCGATCTACGGCCTGATGGCGCGTGAATTCGCACCGCTGCCGGAACGCCTGAAGTCGGCCACCGCACGCATGGAGAAGCTGCCGGCGATCTTCGCCCAGGCCCGCGAGAACCTGGATCCGGCGCGCGTGCCGAAGATCCATGCCGAGACCGTGGCCAAGCAGAACAAGGGCATCCTCAGCATCGTCGATACCTTCATCACCCCGCACATCGGTGAACTGCCGCAGGCCGACCAGCAGCGCCTGCAGGCTGCCATCGACGGGCTGAAGAAGGCCGTGGACGAGCAGCAGACATGGCTGGACAAGACCCTGGTGCCGAACGCCAAGGGTGATTTCCGCATCGGTGCGGAGAAGTACGACCAGAAACTGAAGTTCGCGCTGAGCTCGTCGCTGTCGCGCCAGGAGATCGGTGAGCGTGCACGTGCCGAACTCAAGCGCGTGCGCGAAGACATGTACGGCATCGCGCAGACCGTGCTGAAGGACAAGCCGGGTGCGCCGGAGATGCCGGCCCAGCCGACCGACGAGCAGCAGCAGAAGGCGATCGAGGCCGCGCTGGAACTGGCCTACGCCGACAAGCCGGCACGCGACAAGGTGGTGGACGATGCCAAGGCCGCGCTGGAGCAGTCCACCGCCTTCGTGCGCGAGCACGACCTGGTGACCCTGCCCGACGCGCCGGTGGACATCATCCTGATGCCGGAATTCCAGCGTGGCGTGGCCGTGGCCTACTGCGATTCGCCGGGCCCGCTGGACAAGAACCTGAAGACCTTCTACGCCGTGTCGCCGATTCCGGACGACTGGAACGAGAAGCAGGTCGACTCGTTCCTGCGTGAATACAACTCGCGCATGATCCACCTGCTCAGCATCCACGAAGGCACCCCGGGCCACTACCTGGAAGGCTGGCACTCGGCCAAGTTCCCCTCCACCCTGCGTGCGGTGCTGCGTTCGGGCCTGTTCGCCGAAGGCTGGGCGGTCTACACCGAGCGCATGATGCAGGAGCAGGGTTACCTCAACAACGATCCGCTGTTCCACCTGGTGCAGCTGAAGTTCTACCTGCGCACGATCTCCAACGCGATCCTCGACCAGGGCGTGCACGTGGACAACTGGGATCGCGAAAAGGCGATGCACCTGATGACCCACGACGCGTTCCAGCAGGAAAGCGAGGCGGCCGGCAAGTGGGTGCGTGCACAGCTGACCTCGGCGCAGCTGCCGACCTACTTCGTCGGCGCGCAGGAGCACTTCGACACCCGCAAGGCGGTGCAGGAGAAGCTGGGCGACAAGTTCAACCTGAAGGCCTACCACGACCAGGTGCTGTCCTACGGCGCGCCGCCGGTGCGCTTCGCCCGCCAGCTGATGTTGGACCAGCCGATCGAGTGA